The Cydia splendana chromosome 2, ilCydSple1.2, whole genome shotgun sequence nucleotide sequence AAATAAATGAATTCATCGGTGCTAGATATAAAATCGCACTCTATCGGCATGGTATATTTGGCGCTATACAAAAGCCGCCAGTCAGGTTTCAGGAGGACATGGTAACGAAACAAAATAATGtcatcaataatttattaatgttaaaaataacaataaattagccttattaaatttatccacttttactgcATAGCATTATATTTTCGAAACGCGTCTTCCACGATTTCGGTTGCTCTCGCGATCCTCTGAGGAGTGGCCAGTGAACGGATTTCCCTTTGGAACTCAATAAGCGTATGTCCCTTGTCGCAGAGCGGAGTGAGCTTGCAGATGCCGAGGGCTACGGCGGATCCCAAGATCAGACCAGACCAGTTTTTAATGGCGAAGAATATAGCTTTCTTTACGAAGGCTACAGCAAactggaaaaaaaatattgatcgATACAGATCTTTTCTTGTTTGAATAACTTGAATTCTCTAATTAGTTTTAAGGTGGAGCTGGTAGCTCGAAGTGTTCCAGTTCAGGTTCTTCTACTGAAGGAAATGGTACATTAAGCTGCAAAAGAGCATATCCAATTGTTGGATGGAATtcataaagtacctacctaggtaggtaggtatgcgctTTTACATAAAAGTGAtgggaaaaaaatatttacattaatgtGTGCATTGGTGAGACAACCTTCATAAGAACTCTTATCGTCtttagtttatgttttaatacaTGAATCCAACTTGTAGGTACGTAGAACTATATAACCATTCAAGAATTTTAAACTCACGGAAACAACAGTAGCCACAAGACCCAATTTAGTGGCAACGATTGCAGATTTTGGCTCCTCGGGTTCAATCACTGCGGCGTATGCTGGGCTCGGCTCGAGGTTCGCTACTCTATTGCCTACACCCCTCGTCATATACCCCTCGTGATATGGAAATGGCACTGCCGAAATCATCTGCAATTATATATGTAATTTTACAAAAATgcgtcaaacataaaaaataaacattagcACAAAACATggaaatgttaattttaaagaTTGAATAAACTTACGTTCGGTGAAACTTCATATTCAATTCCATTGTCCAAATATTCAAAATTGACTGCTGCTGAAACTGCCAAAATGGCAAAGACTACTGATAGAAACTTAagcattttgttgttttaatttactttttaaatgTGATTTAAATAAGACAGTGTTGTTGAACACTTAATGGTCAAGTGGTAGGATCTTATACCGAACCTTGTTTAAATACATATCGTTCTTGAGTTAGGGTAATTAACAAATTGAAATCTACACTTCATTAATGCTCGGTAACTTGAGTGATTCACGTCATGGATTATGATTAATTTGCTTATGTATATCCCTTGAAGTCGCAGAAACCAtttgaataattaaaataaaatagaaattcCAATAACTCAAAAATGAATGCCACTTGAAAGGATAATCGAACTCTAGTTCGATTTACTAACTTAAAACAGTTTtctaaaataattgtaaaaataatagaataaTGGCAGTTTATATATttccaagtaggtacctactccgtCGAGTAGGCGTAACAAATCTGACGACTAGCTTTAATTTGGAATTTATTGcccttaacccttaaatgcatgatgtttttctttttgcccgaaattaatatatgtgttACGTAATTGTTTGCTGACTATgggaaaaattgaaaaaaaaaattataacatcggattttcactgcgaaatcagtgttagctATGCAACTataggctaaatcatatttatgtaaataaataatttttagtaaGAGTTATATAAAAAATCTTACTACCatcagaaaggtacactatttgtgatatacctatggtaaaggttttaaatataaactaattacaaaccccgaaaaaaacatccaaaatcacatactaaaagcCGTTTTGTCGACAAAATAGTgtttacaggcctattcggatttcgagataatcacaagatcttgagacgatttagagatcaactagatctgcattagatatcgactagatgtgacttggatatctaagtcataacttgtcgaaatcgttcaagaggacctccagaatcgcggaaacgtcaaatttgacatatctatcttacaaatatctttaaattattcgtatcgtaacttgttgaagtctagtggaaatctaattcattttccgaatggAGCcgttagttttaagtttataaaatacatatgtatgtatgttagtctgtaaggtatttgtaatatgggccttgttgcctgaattaaatttccaaatacttaaataaaaataaataaataaataaaaatcatcaacttctgggtttttccaagctttccgaaaattcgtcttaaaacgaacgtaatctttataaattaaaatactgcttaaatttaagtaaaaaatcTCAAAACGGATTAGTTTTACCAATGAAATAATATATAGGAAAAAATAGGTTTTatctaattatgtataaaatttaatgtttttgttGTGTAGGCTGCATACAGGTATTAGGGGTTAAATATGGTAAACAATTTCCAATTTTTCCATTGGCTGTTATCATTAGTGTATGTTGTGTgtattcattattattataaatgggctttttcttccccgctaggagggatcaaagtggcacttttcttccctgctaggagggatcaaagttgtacttttctgttctaggacacgattttttctttcttgcatactattattttttttggtcaaataatacatattttggaacataacaatttcctcatacttgatgtgaaaagcagtatgtgtcacacggtatcaaaattatttcgtcttgggcgttaacacttgaaacCCTCATTACGcccaggattcaatgtacgcccttgacggaaatatataattttgatcccctgtaacacaaactactacaGGGCCGGGCtgttcattttaatttttttcgttCGAAATTTAACTAATATTGGTCAGAAGTGTACGAATAATTACTGCAGTTACATTATCTTATaggtacctttaaacgagcaattctagtatatttatttatatctcggaaacggctctaactaTTTCGATggaatttgctatatgggggttttcgggggcgaaatatcgatctagctaggctagctttttatatgttttccgagcaaagattggtctcccagatatttgtaAAAGTTTTAACAGTAGTATTAATATAAAGGCAGGGCAGTAATTTAAAGAGCagtattaatttaaattccATAATAGGTACTAGAGTTTTCGTAGTTTTCGGAGCGACTCAAGACGTCAAGACTCGAGAGTCACGACGCACCTATATTAGTAACCAGAGAAAAGAAAAAGTTTCAtttattggtttattataacactgaacttatttatttccttACATATTACTTACTTCCTAACTATTTAATTAACACAACTGCAAAAATGCACAAatggaatgttttttttttttgctcaaCACAATCTTTAAACAATCTATGCATtgttttgtttataaatataaaattactttttttctTAGCCTAGTCAAGTCAGTAGTGTCTACGAAGTCCTCTGGAATTCCTGTAAGGGCATAGTAAACCAGTACCAGATGAACCGGATCACTCCCTGAGTCTAACTACGGTTGGACTTGTcacataaaatttatttatcaaaaatTAACAACAATCACAACGAGgtaagtgcgagtctgactcgtaCCACAATGGCTCTGCACCGTCACACAATTTTTACATTGTTTTATAATAGTATTTACCCATCAAGGAGCACGGTGTTTCGAACATTTGAGAGGCGTGCGCGTAGCCGAATCCAACGCGTAgagtcccttttgacactttaatgagatGTAAGGTAGGTTAGGGGTACACCAAGCGGATGCTGCTCTTGTCGGTGTCATGGGACGAAAGAGAAGAAGAGTGTTAAGGCTATTGAGAATTGTTATAGAATCTAGAATAAATTGACTATCTGAAAGCGATAGACTAAATCCAGCTCTACGGggcaaaaaaccggacgcctatTCTATATTGTAGTAAGTTACGTTACGTTCCTTTAGAAAAATTACAGAATATGGGATTATTTATCAATTATTATATTAGAAATAGTATTATCTCTTAAACTTAACTCGTTtttgataataatatacatatatgttgATATGAAAGTTTCCTTTTACATTATTTTCATATGATAGCCTGAAGTAAAAAAGCCATGCCCAtggtacagtggcgttcaaaagtgcttAGATAGATGTCGACCGGAATGCCTTAATAattattacggttgaaacatctccatgcacttttgaacgccagtgtacattTGGGTCAACGGTCCCgatatacctacctaggtacTTCATAGTCACACACGTTGATCCTATTTCTAAAATATAGATAGAATAGCggaggtattttattatttataaaatcgCAGACAGgcttttacaatatttttatgtcacGAAATGGcctcatctcagcatgttgctggcgacttccagctcTAATCTTCTGATAAGACCATTAAGTAAGAAAAAACACGGAAGGTAacaaacaaaaagaaaagtaacataaaataaaccaaaaataaattacatacaGTAGACAAACTTAGTTATAGAGAAAAGAGGTACAACATGACGACATACACGGATAAACACCGATCGAACCTGTATTAGTTCTGTAATATTTAGGTACCATACGTAGCGTTaggtaaatacatataaaccCCTACTAACttgaaaattttatgtaaaattttattgaaaatatcaATTATAGAATAACTAATCAGCTACAAGTTTCTTTTGAATAATTACGAATATGATCTATATAATCACTgtaattaggtaagtataaacTCAATGTGCAAGGTAAAGTTATAGACTCTCTTTTTAATCACCAAATTAAGGAAGTCATTTTCTAATTGTCATTACGCAAATTTAGTATATAATTCACTAAAACCGAGGATAGGGCATCACTTCCTCTTCGAACTTTCAACTATTCATCACCAACTTAGGGTGTAAAATAACTAGGTATTCAAGgtgagtaaaaaaaataaaaactcgtttgtattttgtattcaaATATATTGTCTTGTTCGATTAATACTTatacttgtttataattttagatGGCGCATCAATTACTTTTGGTTGTGTTGGCATGCTTTGCTGGTTTGGCCGCCGCCCAAACCTACCAGGCATATCCTACTCATCTATATCCTGTGGAACACCGAGCATACAGGGGAATCAGACCCATAGCAGAGCTACCCTCATCCAGCGCTTATGAGTAAGTTGATTTCTTAGCTTTATTCGACCATAGCGActgtatttttctatttttagacAAAAACATCGCTATTTAAGCCCATTAACAaattcttgaataataaaaacaagtaTAAACCAGGTGccgtaataaaatattttgtattgcaGATTCCAAGTTGTACCTGCCAGTGCCGTACCTGCCAGCGCCGTAGCAGAATACGATATCAGCACGGATTTGTCCATCTGGGATTATATCCCAAACCCAATAGTGAGTAATGTAATCCATTCATAAAGATATTACCTGTTattccattcattcattcacaaATCTTCATCTCTACCTAACATCTTTTACAAATTTTACTAGCCGTAATTACTAGAGAGAATATTAGCCTACATTCCTTTATGTTAAATAACagtatttttgtttgttttacagtCTGCCCTGTCATGCGTACCTTCAAAGGCTCTGTCTGTGGCCAAATGGACCTTAGCTAAGGCTCCGTTGATTATTCTGGGAATGGCGCTTGTCATCGGATTCTGTGCGTTCACCCCCTACTGCACCCTTATCATCGAGAAGCCTTTCACCAGAGAAATCAGGTCCCTCAACATCCCCTTCCTCGATGAAGTTGAATACTACGTCAAAGAGGCCTACCACAAGTATAAAGCGATGCAGGACGATCATTAGTTTAGGTGTTAgctttaatattttattgtacttatttattttaaataaacactGAGCAACAAAACCATAGCTTTATTTAACAGTCCCTACATATTGATTCACGATGCAATATTTCATTAATCACACGTAAATATTTATGATACTATTgcgattattaatataattatgtttaaatagaATCAAATAAACGATCTAGTAAGTAGAGCATGCTCCAACTCCTAGTTTTGCAACGTTATACCTACTATTAAAAAAACTTATAGGATAAACACACGTATTGATCTAGCCGGAGTTTTACTATTGAACCGCTAAATCTTTATTTAAGAGAAAATGTTAGACATTTCGCCTtatcttatataaaataaatatcatcatcataggacagtcttacacaaatcgacttaGTGCCACAGTAAACCCAATAAGGCTTATGTTaagggtactagacgacgatatatacctataatatgtaggtatatatgaatacttaaatacatacacAATATCCATAACTCGGGAACAagtatttgtgatgaacacacaaataaatatccTTGCCGGGATCCAAACCCGGGACGTCCAGTTTTGTAGGCAtagtcactaccgactagactATGGAGGCCgtcaaatattaaattaagtttGCCGGCCgtgaaattataatttataaatattataataggtagTTTATCGTTTAGCAAAATTAGACAATTCAGCCATGGCATGACATTTTAATATCAAATACATGTACATATATTGACGCGATCGGGCGAATGATAGATAACAAAATGATATCACTTTGACATCGAaaagtaagtttgaattggcctcaattttaattttctgtcattttaatttaactttaactATTAAATGAGATAGAAACTTCAatgattattaata carries:
- the LOC134799517 gene encoding uncharacterized protein LOC134799517; protein product: MAHQLLLVVLACFAGLAAAQTYQAYPTHLYPVEHRAYRGIRPIAELPSSSAYEFQVVPASAVPASAVAEYDISTDLSIWDYIPNPISALSCVPSKALSVAKWTLAKAPLIILGMALVIGFCAFTPYCTLIIEKPFTREIRSLNIPFLDEVEYYVKEAYHKYKAMQDDH
- the LOC134799509 gene encoding uncharacterized protein LOC134799509 — its product is MLKFLSVVFAILAVSAAVNFEYLDNGIEYEVSPNMISAVPFPYHEGYMTRGVGNRVANLEPSPAYAAVIEPEEPKSAIVATKLGLVATVVSFAVAFVKKAIFFAIKNWSGLILGSAVALGICKLTPLCDKGHTLIEFQREIRSLATPQRIARATEIVEDAFRKYNAMQ